The following proteins are co-located in the Acinetobacter shaoyimingii genome:
- the uca gene encoding urea carboxylase — translation MTLKYGFNKVLIANRGAIACRVIRTLKKLGIQSVAVYSEADRDSLHVTLADEAVYIGEAPASQSYLNVDKILEVAKQTGAEAIHPGYGFLSENAEFCDLCESQDIAFIGPNSTQMRAFGLKHTARELAIQANVPLLPGSQLLADEAEALKEANRIGYPVMLKSTAGGGGIGMRLVWNEAELKDAYATVSYLAQANFKDAGLYLEKFVQNARHIEVQIFGDGKGQVLALGERDCSVQRRNQKVIEETPAPHIDDEQRAYLQNVAIQLMQSVNYRSAGTVEFVMDTDTQEFYFLEVNTRLQVEHGVTEQVFGVDLVEWMVTLASGDWTAPTETFESKGHSIQVRLYAEDPIKNFQPSAGLLTHVEFDENARNETWVETGSNVSSFYDPMIAKIIVTADDRESAIQAMIDTLAKTSVAGIETNLEYLQNIIDCDVFKAGTQTTRFLNTFEWKTQKIEVLQAGIQTAVQDVTGRLGYWDVGVPPSGAIDPLSLNVANQLLGNAYNTAGLECTLQGPTLKFHCDSQIVLAGGDMPSTLDGIAVPMWQTVNVRKGQILKCGKIATGCRTYIGIKGGLNVPEYLGSQATFTLGQFGGHAGRNLLIGDMLPITAFTSDEVKALAPEQIPSFSHEWEIAVMYGPHGAPDFFTKHDIDTFFSNTFEIHFNSSRTGIRLIGPKPEWAREDGGEAGLHPSNIHDNAYAIGAIDFTGDMPIILGPDGPSLGGFVCPAVVINSELWKLGQLKAGDKVKFVPVSYHQAKLLNEKYHAQLEASDTQNVAFDESFYPELSTLKNAVLDTLKGVNGLPDVVYRPAGNNYMLVEYGELVLDLNLRFRIHALMQWVQKQNIQGIIDLTPGIRSLQIHFDSIKLDQLDLLRLLQVAETELPDVTEMQVPSRTVYLPLAWEDSQTQLATERYMQTVRPDAPWCPDNIEFIRRINGLKDKQAVKDVVFDARYLVMGLGDVYLGAPVATPLDPRQRLVTTKYNPARTWTPENAVGIGGAYMCVYGMEGPGGYQFVGRTTQMWSRYRKNADFEQGKPWLLRFFDQIKFYEVSESELMQMREDFKAGRLKLRIEEGVLNLKEYNDFLTENQESIAAFKSVQQANFDAERRRWHEAGLAEYVSESLDAVDDGEGVEIPDGGCAVESHMPGSIWKIECQSGDIVEEGATLAVIEAMKIEIPIIAPERMRVDAITIEKGQTVKTGQVLFTLAPVA, via the coding sequence ATGACTTTAAAATATGGGTTTAATAAAGTTCTCATCGCCAACCGTGGTGCCATTGCATGTCGTGTGATTCGTACCTTAAAAAAACTCGGCATCCAATCCGTTGCGGTATATTCAGAAGCCGACCGTGATTCATTACATGTGACTTTAGCCGATGAAGCTGTCTATATCGGTGAGGCACCAGCTAGCCAAAGCTATTTGAATGTCGATAAAATTTTAGAAGTGGCCAAACAAACTGGTGCAGAGGCGATTCATCCGGGTTATGGTTTCTTGTCTGAAAATGCGGAATTCTGTGACTTGTGTGAATCACAAGACATTGCCTTTATTGGTCCAAATTCAACGCAAATGCGTGCCTTTGGTCTCAAACACACCGCACGTGAGCTTGCGATTCAAGCCAATGTACCATTGCTGCCGGGTAGTCAGCTTTTGGCGGATGAAGCTGAAGCACTGAAAGAAGCGAATCGTATTGGTTATCCTGTGATGCTAAAAAGTACCGCGGGTGGCGGTGGGATCGGCATGCGTTTGGTCTGGAACGAAGCAGAGCTGAAAGATGCTTATGCAACGGTGTCCTATTTAGCGCAAGCGAATTTTAAAGATGCAGGTTTGTACCTTGAGAAATTTGTACAAAATGCTCGTCATATTGAAGTGCAAATTTTTGGTGATGGCAAAGGTCAAGTGCTTGCACTCGGTGAACGTGATTGTTCAGTGCAACGTCGTAACCAGAAAGTGATTGAGGAAACGCCTGCACCACATATCGATGACGAACAACGTGCATATCTCCAAAATGTTGCGATTCAATTGATGCAATCGGTGAATTACCGTTCTGCAGGGACAGTTGAATTCGTGATGGATACCGACACGCAGGAATTCTACTTCCTAGAAGTGAACACCCGTCTACAAGTGGAACACGGCGTGACTGAGCAAGTCTTTGGTGTGGACTTGGTCGAATGGATGGTGACACTTGCTAGTGGTGATTGGACTGCGCCAACTGAAACATTTGAATCCAAAGGTCATTCGATTCAAGTGCGTTTATACGCTGAAGACCCAATTAAAAACTTCCAACCAAGTGCTGGCTTACTGACACATGTGGAGTTTGATGAAAATGCACGTAACGAAACATGGGTCGAAACAGGTTCAAATGTTTCCTCATTCTACGACCCGATGATTGCTAAAATTATTGTGACCGCTGATGATCGTGAATCTGCGATTCAAGCCATGATCGACACACTTGCTAAAACCTCAGTCGCAGGGATCGAAACCAATCTTGAATATCTACAAAACATTATCGATTGCGATGTTTTTAAAGCAGGGACACAAACCACACGCTTTTTAAATACCTTTGAGTGGAAAACGCAAAAGATTGAAGTGCTACAAGCGGGTATTCAAACTGCCGTACAAGATGTGACAGGGCGATTGGGCTATTGGGATGTCGGTGTACCACCATCCGGTGCGATTGATCCATTGTCACTGAATGTCGCAAACCAATTGCTGGGTAATGCTTATAACACCGCAGGCTTAGAATGTACGCTACAAGGTCCGACCTTAAAATTCCATTGTGATAGCCAAATTGTGTTGGCAGGCGGTGATATGCCATCAACCTTGGATGGCATAGCTGTTCCAATGTGGCAAACCGTCAATGTGCGTAAGGGTCAGATTCTAAAATGTGGCAAAATCGCCACTGGTTGCCGTACCTATATCGGCATTAAAGGTGGTCTGAATGTGCCTGAATATCTCGGTTCACAAGCGACTTTTACCTTAGGTCAGTTTGGTGGTCATGCAGGGCGTAACTTGCTGATTGGCGATATGCTCCCCATTACGGCATTCACAAGCGATGAAGTGAAAGCGCTTGCACCTGAGCAAATCCCATCATTCAGTCATGAATGGGAAATTGCGGTAATGTATGGCCCGCATGGCGCACCAGACTTCTTTACGAAACATGACATTGATACCTTCTTTTCCAATACCTTTGAGATTCACTTTAATTCAAGCCGTACGGGTATTCGTTTAATTGGTCCAAAACCTGAATGGGCACGTGAGGATGGTGGTGAAGCTGGTTTGCATCCATCCAATATTCATGACAATGCTTATGCGATTGGTGCAATCGACTTTACCGGTGATATGCCGATTATTCTCGGTCCAGATGGTCCAAGCTTAGGTGGTTTCGTCTGTCCAGCAGTCGTGATTAATTCTGAACTGTGGAAATTGGGACAGTTAAAAGCTGGAGACAAAGTTAAATTTGTCCCTGTGAGCTATCACCAAGCGAAACTCTTAAATGAAAAATATCATGCACAGTTAGAAGCAAGTGATACTCAAAATGTTGCATTTGATGAGTCATTTTATCCTGAACTTTCGACTTTAAAAAATGCGGTTCTCGATACCTTAAAAGGTGTAAATGGCTTGCCTGATGTGGTGTATCGTCCTGCCGGCAACAATTATATGTTGGTGGAATATGGTGAGTTGGTGCTTGACCTGAACTTACGTTTCCGTATTCATGCACTTATGCAATGGGTTCAAAAGCAAAATATTCAGGGCATTATCGATCTGACACCGGGCATTCGTTCTCTACAAATTCATTTTGATTCGATTAAATTGGATCAACTTGATTTACTGCGCCTGTTACAAGTCGCTGAAACTGAACTGCCTGATGTGACGGAAATGCAAGTGCCATCGCGTACCGTGTATTTACCACTGGCGTGGGAAGATTCACAAACGCAACTCGCTACTGAACGCTATATGCAAACTGTGCGTCCAGATGCTCCATGGTGTCCAGACAATATCGAATTTATCCGTCGGATTAATGGCTTAAAAGATAAACAAGCGGTAAAAGATGTAGTCTTTGATGCACGTTATTTGGTGATGGGCTTGGGTGATGTGTACTTAGGTGCACCTGTAGCAACACCACTTGATCCGCGTCAGCGTTTAGTCACCACCAAATATAACCCTGCACGGACATGGACACCTGAAAATGCCGTGGGTATTGGCGGTGCTTATATGTGCGTATACGGTATGGAAGGTCCGGGTGGTTATCAGTTTGTCGGTCGTACCACGCAAATGTGGTCACGCTACCGTAAGAATGCCGACTTTGAACAAGGCAAACCGTGGTTACTGCGCTTCTTTGACCAAATTAAGTTTTATGAAGTGTCTGAGTCCGAGCTGATGCAAATGCGTGAGGACTTTAAAGCAGGTCGCTTAAAACTGCGTATTGAAGAAGGTGTATTGAACTTAAAAGAGTACAACGACTTCTTAACGGAAAACCAAGAATCGATTGCAGCCTTTAAGTCGGTGCAACAAGCCAACTTTGATGCAGAACGTCGTCGCTGGCATGAAGCAGGGCTTGCAGAATATGTCTCTGAAAGCCTCGATGCGGTGGATGATGGAGAAGGGGTTGAAATTCCAGATGGTGGTTGTGCGGTGGAATCACATATGCCGGGTTCAATTTGGAAAATTGAATGTCAGTCAGGGGATATTGTGGAAGAAGGTGCAACGCTTGCGGTGATTGAAGCGATGAAAATCGAGATTCCAATTATTGCGCCTGAACGTATGCGTGTAGATGCGAT